In a genomic window of Salegentibacter salegens:
- a CDS encoding sensor histidine kinase, whose product MAKKFKRSYKFAIKTSLYITLVLSVVLAGFAYFTSGFIPGPFLAFIFITYLVCFFIIQYRVEHFIYKRIKKIYDNVSLLDSTTLKPSQVTTDMATLTREVEKFTKDKKLEIDTLKVREAYRKEFMGNVSHELKTPLFTVQGYILTLLDGAMKDKAVRKKYLQRASKGVERLIYIVRDLDMITKLEAGDLHLEEEDFNIVELVQGSFDLLEMKASKKNITLTFDIDYDEPIWVNADRDRIQQVLTNLIVNSIKYGKEDGTTEVSIENLIKNKVIVRVTDNGEGIEKENLPRVFERFYRVDKSGSRKEGGSGLGLSIVKHIIEAHNEKIYVESVFGVGSEFSFTLEKSKNIPEINTEI is encoded by the coding sequence ATGGCAAAAAAGTTTAAACGCTCATATAAATTTGCAATAAAGACTTCACTTTATATCACACTTGTTTTGAGTGTGGTGCTGGCAGGTTTTGCCTATTTTACCAGCGGATTTATTCCCGGGCCGTTTTTAGCTTTTATTTTTATAACCTATTTGGTGTGTTTTTTTATAATTCAGTATAGGGTAGAACATTTTATTTATAAAAGAATTAAAAAGATCTACGATAATGTTTCCCTTTTAGATTCTACCACTTTAAAACCCAGCCAGGTTACTACAGATATGGCTACCCTTACCCGTGAAGTTGAAAAATTCACCAAAGACAAAAAGCTGGAGATAGATACCCTTAAAGTTCGGGAAGCCTATAGAAAAGAATTTATGGGAAATGTTTCGCACGAGCTTAAAACACCACTTTTTACCGTTCAGGGATATATTCTTACGCTACTTGATGGCGCAATGAAAGATAAAGCGGTGCGAAAAAAATACCTGCAGCGGGCCAGCAAAGGGGTGGAGCGTCTCATATATATTGTGCGCGATTTAGATATGATCACCAAGCTGGAGGCTGGGGATCTTCATCTTGAAGAGGAAGATTTTAATATTGTGGAACTTGTGCAGGGCTCGTTTGATCTTTTAGAAATGAAAGCTTCCAAAAAAAATATTACCCTTACTTTCGATATTGATTACGATGAACCTATTTGGGTAAATGCCGATAGGGATAGAATTCAGCAGGTTCTTACCAATTTAATCGTGAATTCCATTAAATATGGAAAAGAAGACGGTACTACTGAAGTTAGCATAGAAAATCTAATTAAAAACAAGGTGATTGTTCGGGTAACGGATAATGGTGAAGGAATAGAAAAAGAAAATCTGCCGCGTGTTTTTGAACGTTTTTACCGTGTAGATAAAAGTGGCTCCCGGAAAGAAGGCGGCTCTGGCTTAGGGCTTTCTATTGTAAAACACATTATTGAAGCTCACAATGAAAAAATTTATGTTGAAAGTGTTTTTGGGGTAGGCAGTGAATTTTCATTTACCCTGGAAAAGAGCAAAAATATCCCTGAAATTAACACTGAAATCTAG
- a CDS encoding response regulator transcription factor: MKKKDIKILLVDDEPDILEIVGYNLSAEGYQVITTDNGADAVKLAKKKKPQLIILDVMMPEMDGIEACAQIRKLPELEETIIAFLTARGEDYSQMAGFDAGADDYITKPIKPKVLVSKVKALLRRFKDDTASSNVVKIKDLIINRDEYKVIKSGEEIILPRKEFELLSLLASKPGKVFKREDILDKVWGAEVIVGGRTIDVHIRKLREKIGDESFKTVKGVGYKFVV; encoded by the coding sequence ATGAAAAAAAAGGACATTAAAATCTTACTGGTAGACGATGAACCAGATATCCTGGAAATCGTGGGGTATAACCTTTCTGCAGAAGGGTACCAGGTAATCACTACAGATAATGGTGCTGATGCTGTAAAACTTGCTAAAAAGAAAAAACCACAGCTCATTATCTTAGATGTAATGATGCCCGAAATGGATGGGATTGAAGCCTGTGCGCAAATAAGAAAACTGCCAGAATTGGAAGAAACCATTATTGCTTTTCTTACCGCACGTGGTGAAGATTATTCCCAAATGGCCGGTTTTGATGCCGGTGCCGATGATTATATCACTAAACCTATAAAGCCTAAAGTACTGGTAAGTAAAGTAAAAGCTTTGCTTAGGAGGTTTAAAGATGACACCGCTTCTTCTAACGTGGTAAAAATTAAAGATCTTATTATTAATCGCGATGAGTATAAAGTGATTAAAAGCGGAGAAGAAATTATTTTACCAAGAAAGGAATTTGAATTGCTTTCTTTGCTGGCTTCAAAACCCGGGAAAGTATTTAAAAGAGAAGATATTTTAGATAAGGTATGGGGCGCTGAGGTTATTGTTGGCGGGCGTACCATAGATGTTCATATTAGAAAACTTCGGGAAAAAATTGGCGACGAATCTTTTAAAACCGTAAAAGGAGTAGGCTACAAGTTTGTTGTTTAA
- a CDS encoding TonB-dependent receptor, which translates to MKKYLSILSLLILSVAMQAQNDTTGGIAGKLSDNEVEGQPLPFANVIIKETNKGTTSDFDGLYSLQNLEPGTYTVEFSFIGYETLQIPNVEVVGGKVTEVNTGLGASAAALDEVVISTVSRQDSEVALLLEQKSAIQIKESIGAQELAKIGVSDAGTATTKISGVTSSEASGDIFVRGLGDRYLYTTLNGLPIPSDDVERKNIDLGLFPTRVIKSVGISKTYSPSYSADQASGNIDIESRELVGSEELDLGIRVGVNTNAVGEFSNFKVSPNQDNAYFGFHQQNIPIEYTLYNQSWDPQTADAPVNRSYALTAGKKFGQKLKVLLTASQSREFEFREGEFTEYRNNNRYDYFTDVENFTQTDNTTGMLDVLYEFNDDHEIKATSLFINKLTDEVYESGRNGEGVVFEETGPAEGLNQFVRDQNIKQTRLWINQLHGTHSISEKNELNWGLGYNLVNADEPNRIRNEVNYDGEDFIQLGRMGGYQQRKSSQKIEDNEINAYVEDKITFANSEENEDDAKNIFVDFGGSYRNKQRDFVSRFFGVVERPTNTYNPTSLDNLSSVFTIENFRSGNLQINKLTPDFYQAELQSYGGFVNFNYGKDNWNINLGTRFQEDELNVDFRVNNYPTNLPQFSNQSYNNIYPSLNLKYSPNENSNIRLSASKTITLPEFKEIAPFEYVSQTGQVTRGNPDLDASNNLNFDLKYEFFPTSGQLVSLTGFYKNIQDPINKVQDRGAAGVFSYFNAGEEANIYGLELETRLDVIDNETPEDLDLEVAFNASRMWHKQDLKEVFDGETFIRTFRYNNKSEIGLQGASDWIFNGSVNVSTESENPFRASLVGNYASDKIYALGAPEAQNQGDVFYNDEIVEKGFVTLDLIVSKSLGDHWDFQFRGQNLLNPEIERVQDIRPSSTGIEATQTVRSYTRGSVLSLGINYSF; encoded by the coding sequence ATGAAGAAGTATTTATCTATCCTGAGCTTACTTATTTTAAGTGTAGCCATGCAAGCGCAAAATGATACAACCGGTGGTATTGCCGGAAAATTATCTGACAATGAAGTTGAGGGGCAACCTCTGCCTTTTGCGAATGTAATTATTAAAGAAACAAACAAAGGAACCACGTCAGATTTTGACGGGTTATATTCCTTACAAAACCTTGAACCCGGAACCTATACCGTAGAATTTAGCTTTATAGGTTACGAAACTTTACAAATACCAAATGTTGAAGTGGTTGGCGGAAAAGTTACTGAAGTAAACACTGGCCTTGGAGCAAGTGCTGCAGCTTTAGACGAAGTTGTTATTTCTACTGTTTCAAGACAGGATTCTGAAGTAGCTTTACTTCTGGAACAAAAAAGTGCGATCCAAATAAAGGAAAGTATTGGCGCCCAGGAACTCGCAAAAATAGGCGTTTCTGATGCTGGTACTGCTACTACTAAAATTTCCGGGGTTACCAGCAGTGAAGCTTCGGGAGATATTTTTGTAAGAGGATTAGGCGATCGTTACCTATACACTACTTTAAACGGTTTACCTATTCCTTCAGACGATGTGGAACGCAAGAATATAGATTTAGGTCTTTTCCCGACCCGCGTTATTAAGAGTGTGGGAATAAGCAAGACTTATTCACCTTCTTATTCTGCAGATCAGGCTTCAGGAAATATCGATATTGAATCCAGAGAGCTGGTAGGCAGCGAAGAACTTGACCTTGGAATTAGAGTGGGCGTAAACACCAATGCAGTTGGAGAATTTTCAAACTTTAAAGTAAGCCCTAATCAAGACAATGCCTATTTCGGCTTTCATCAGCAAAATATCCCTATTGAATATACTCTTTACAATCAAAGCTGGGATCCACAAACTGCCGATGCGCCTGTTAACAGAAGTTATGCACTGACTGCCGGAAAGAAGTTCGGTCAAAAACTAAAAGTACTTTTAACAGCTTCACAATCTCGCGAATTTGAATTTCGTGAAGGTGAATTTACCGAATACCGAAACAATAACCGATACGATTATTTTACCGATGTGGAGAATTTTACTCAAACCGATAATACTACCGGGATGTTAGACGTGCTCTACGAGTTTAACGATGATCACGAAATAAAAGCAACCAGTCTTTTTATCAATAAACTTACCGATGAAGTTTATGAAAGCGGTAGAAATGGCGAAGGTGTTGTTTTTGAAGAAACCGGTCCCGCCGAAGGCCTTAACCAGTTTGTACGGGACCAGAATATTAAACAAACTCGTTTATGGATAAACCAGTTACACGGTACTCATAGTATTTCAGAGAAAAATGAATTGAATTGGGGCTTAGGTTACAACCTGGTTAATGCAGATGAACCTAACCGCATTAGAAATGAAGTGAATTATGACGGTGAAGACTTTATTCAATTAGGAAGAATGGGCGGCTATCAACAAAGAAAGTCTTCTCAAAAAATTGAGGATAACGAGATTAATGCTTATGTTGAAGACAAAATCACTTTTGCTAATTCCGAAGAAAATGAAGACGATGCAAAAAACATATTTGTAGACTTTGGGGGAAGCTACCGTAACAAACAAAGGGATTTTGTTTCCCGATTTTTTGGTGTTGTTGAGCGTCCGACCAATACTTACAATCCTACTTCTTTAGATAATTTATCCAGTGTTTTTACCATAGAGAACTTTAGAAGTGGAAACTTACAAATCAACAAGCTTACTCCAGATTTTTACCAGGCTGAATTACAATCTTATGGTGGGTTTGTAAACTTTAACTACGGAAAAGATAATTGGAATATCAACCTGGGAACAAGATTCCAGGAAGATGAACTTAATGTAGATTTCAGGGTAAATAATTATCCGACTAACTTGCCACAGTTTTCTAACCAATCTTATAACAATATCTATCCAAGTTTAAACCTGAAATATTCTCCAAACGAGAATTCAAATATCAGGCTTTCGGCTAGCAAAACTATTACCCTTCCGGAATTTAAGGAAATTGCTCCTTTTGAATATGTTTCTCAAACTGGCCAGGTTACCAGAGGTAATCCAGATCTTGATGCTTCCAATAACTTGAATTTCGATTTAAAATATGAATTTTTCCCAACTTCTGGGCAGCTAGTTTCCTTAACCGGATTCTACAAGAATATTCAGGATCCTATCAATAAAGTTCAGGATAGAGGTGCAGCAGGTGTATTCTCATATTTCAATGCCGGGGAAGAAGCAAATATCTACGGATTGGAACTTGAGACCAGACTTGATGTAATTGACAATGAAACGCCAGAAGATTTAGACCTGGAAGTAGCATTTAATGCTTCAAGAATGTGGCACAAACAGGATCTAAAAGAAGTATTTGATGGTGAAACCTTCATTAGAACTTTTAGATATAACAATAAAAGCGAGATCGGTTTACAGGGAGCTTCAGATTGGATCTTTAACGGTTCGGTAAATGTTTCTACAGAGTCTGAAAATCCATTTAGAGCTTCTTTAGTAGGAAATTACGCTTCAGATAAAATATATGCCCTTGGCGCTCCAGAAGCCCAGAACCAGGGCGATGTTTTTTACAACGACGAAATTGTAGAAAAGGGTTTTGTAACCCTGGATCTTATAGTTAGCAAAAGTTTAGGCGATCATTGGGATTTCCAGTTCCGTGGTCAAAACCTTTTAAATCCTGAAATAGAAAGAGTACAGGATATTAGACCCAGTTCTACCGGTATCGAAGCCACCCAAACTGTAAGATCTTATACCAGAGGTTCAGTTTTAAGCCTTGGAATAAACTATTCATTTTAA
- a CDS encoding T9SS type A sorting domain-containing protein yields the protein MKQYYFYSFILAIFLTFSAPNAAYAQDTTSSGNKTEIPIEDLSIYPNPVTNGKVYISTSQNKEKEIQIFNVLGKPVQRTKLRGKELDVSSLSAGIYILKIKEEKSTATRKLVIR from the coding sequence ATGAAGCAATATTACTTCTATAGTTTCATATTAGCTATTTTCCTCACATTCTCCGCACCAAATGCGGCGTATGCGCAGGATACTACCAGCTCGGGGAATAAAACAGAAATCCCTATAGAAGACTTATCTATATACCCTAATCCTGTTACTAACGGAAAAGTTTATATTAGCACTTCCCAAAATAAAGAAAAAGAGATCCAGATTTTTAATGTTTTAGGCAAACCTGTGCAACGCACCAAATTAAGAGGAAAGGAACTTGATGTTTCCAGCCTTAGTGCAGGAATTTACATTCTAAAAATCAAGGAAGAAAAATCTACTGCCACGAGAAAATTAGTGATTAGATAA
- a CDS encoding LuxE/PaaK family acyltransferase, with translation MLSERIFNISNQKDFNELALEVFSYQYQHNQVYREFCQLLKRNPENVSTIEKIPFLPIDFFKNKKVVSGTNSEEIIFTSSGTTGAATSKHYVTNLKVYEQSFLKAFELFYGKPEETVILALLPSYLERQGSSLIYMADSLIKRSKYPESGFYLNDLKSLQIKLKELDKSGKKILLLGVSFALLDLVENYDFNLKNTTIMETGGMKGRRKEMIREELHQILSKGFGVEKIHSEYGMTELLSQAYSKGDGIFETPPWMKILIRDAEDALSYQPQYKTGGINLIDLANFNSCSFIATQDLGRKIKENKIEILGRFDNSDIRGCNLLIL, from the coding sequence ATGTTATCTGAAAGAATTTTTAATATTTCTAATCAGAAAGATTTTAATGAGCTCGCTCTTGAAGTATTTTCATACCAGTATCAGCATAACCAGGTTTACCGGGAATTTTGCCAGTTATTAAAACGAAATCCAGAAAACGTTTCCACCATTGAAAAGATTCCATTCTTACCCATAGATTTCTTTAAAAACAAAAAGGTAGTTTCGGGTACAAATTCAGAAGAAATTATTTTTACCAGCAGTGGCACCACCGGCGCAGCCACCAGTAAACATTACGTGACCAATTTAAAAGTTTACGAGCAAAGTTTTTTAAAAGCTTTTGAGCTTTTCTACGGAAAACCTGAAGAAACGGTCATTTTAGCGCTTTTGCCTTCCTATTTAGAGCGCCAGGGTTCTTCACTAATTTATATGGCTGATAGTCTCATAAAACGCAGCAAATACCCTGAAAGCGGATTTTATCTTAATGATCTTAAAAGCTTACAAATAAAGCTTAAAGAATTGGATAAAAGCGGAAAAAAAATCTTACTGCTTGGTGTTTCTTTTGCCCTACTCGATTTGGTTGAAAATTACGACTTCAACTTAAAAAATACTACTATCATGGAAACCGGCGGGATGAAGGGCCGGCGCAAGGAAATGATTAGAGAAGAACTGCATCAAATTCTTTCTAAAGGTTTTGGAGTAGAAAAAATTCATAGCGAATACGGAATGACCGAATTACTTTCACAGGCTTACTCTAAAGGAGATGGGATTTTTGAGACTCCACCCTGGATGAAAATTCTTATTCGTGATGCTGAAGATGCGCTGAGCTACCAGCCACAATACAAAACCGGTGGAATTAATTTAATAGACCTGGCCAATTTTAACTCTTGTTCATTTATTGCTACCCAGGATTTAGGTAGAAAAATTAAAGAAAATAAAATAGAAATTCTTGGAAGATTTGATAATAGTGATATTCGGGGTTGCAATCTTCTAATTCTATAA
- the tyrS gene encoding tyrosine--tRNA ligase: protein MNKNFVEELTWRGMLHDVMPGTEEHLKEGMRGAYVGIDPTADSLHIGHLVSVMMLRHFQLCGHKPYALIGGATGMIGDPSGKSAERNLLDEKTLRHNQQSIKNQLSKFLEFGKEEENAAVMVNNYDWMKNFSFLEFIRDVGKHITVNYMMAKDSVKKRLSSDAAEGMSFTEFTYQLVQGYDFLHLFRENDCTLQMGGSDQWGNITTGTEMIRRIGNGKGYALTCPLITKADGTKFGKTEGGNVWLDPKRTSPYKFYQYWLNTSDVDAEKYIKIFTLLSKVEIDKLVEEHKEAPHLRTLQKTLAEEITVMVHSREDFENAVKASEVLFGKSTADDLKSLDEATFLDVFEGVPQAEVPKAEIENGLDMIAALSAKTNFLQSNGEARRALKENSVSVNKEKVKEDYTITSQNLINNKYVIINKGKKNTYIIRAV, encoded by the coding sequence ATGAATAAGAACTTTGTAGAAGAATTAACCTGGAGAGGCATGTTGCACGATGTGATGCCAGGTACAGAAGAACACCTAAAAGAGGGGATGCGTGGCGCTTATGTGGGAATTGATCCAACAGCCGATTCCCTGCATATTGGCCATTTAGTGAGCGTGATGATGCTTAGACATTTTCAGCTTTGTGGGCATAAACCTTATGCTTTAATTGGTGGTGCTACGGGAATGATAGGCGATCCTTCTGGGAAATCTGCAGAAAGAAATTTGCTTGATGAAAAAACTTTACGCCATAACCAGCAGTCTATAAAGAATCAACTTTCTAAATTTTTAGAATTCGGGAAGGAAGAGGAAAATGCTGCGGTAATGGTGAATAATTACGACTGGATGAAAAATTTCAGTTTCCTGGAATTTATTCGCGATGTTGGGAAACACATTACGGTAAATTATATGATGGCCAAAGATTCGGTGAAGAAGCGTTTGTCTTCTGATGCTGCTGAAGGAATGTCTTTTACCGAATTTACCTATCAATTAGTACAGGGTTATGATTTTCTGCATTTATTCAGGGAAAATGATTGTACCCTTCAAATGGGTGGCAGCGACCAGTGGGGGAATATCACCACCGGCACCGAGATGATTCGCCGTATTGGGAATGGAAAGGGCTACGCTTTAACCTGTCCGTTAATTACAAAAGCTGACGGTACTAAATTTGGGAAAACCGAAGGCGGAAATGTTTGGTTAGATCCTAAGCGTACTTCGCCTTATAAATTCTACCAATATTGGTTAAACACCAGTGATGTTGATGCTGAAAAATATATAAAAATCTTTACATTATTAAGTAAAGTGGAAATAGACAAACTCGTTGAAGAGCATAAGGAAGCGCCTCATTTGCGTACGCTTCAAAAAACATTAGCTGAAGAAATTACAGTGATGGTACATTCGCGAGAAGATTTTGAAAACGCAGTAAAAGCTTCTGAAGTACTCTTTGGAAAAAGCACCGCTGATGATTTGAAATCTTTAGATGAAGCTACTTTTTTAGATGTTTTTGAAGGTGTACCGCAAGCTGAAGTACCTAAAGCTGAAATAGAAAATGGACTCGATATGATCGCGGCTTTATCGGCTAAAACCAATTTCCTGCAATCTAACGGGGAAGCCAGAAGGGCTTTAAAGGAGAATTCAGTTTCTGTGAATAAGGAGAAAGTAAAGGAAGATTATACGATTACTTCACAGAATCTTATTAATAACAAGTATGTGATTATTAATAAAGGGAAAAAGAATACTTATATTATTAGAGCAGTTTAA
- a CDS encoding NAD-dependent epimerase/dehydratase family protein produces the protein MILVTGGTGLVGSHLLLNLLKAGKKVRALHRKNSDLTAVEHVFNYYTSTEEAKSLFQQIEWFEADITNVPQLNKAFKNIQYVYHCAALVSFDPADDKKLRKINIEGTANIVNLCIAFKVEKLCYVSSVAALGKSLNNREINERVMWNPEDDHSDYAISKYGAEIETWRGTQEGVPTVIVKPGVIIGPGFWKEGTGKIFSKIDKGMTYHFPKIAGFVGVKDVVDVMQTLMQAEIKNEDYILVSENISFKTIFEQTATELNKPAPKKSLKKWMLWVGWIFQKIGGFFGAKRQITKTTVHTLFQHSKYSNEKIKERLNFEFTPIKKVIAETAKFYKQDKS, from the coding sequence ATGATTTTAGTTACAGGCGGCACCGGACTTGTAGGTTCACATTTATTGCTGAATTTATTAAAAGCCGGCAAAAAAGTTAGAGCCCTACATCGAAAAAATAGCGACCTCACAGCGGTTGAGCACGTTTTCAACTATTATACTTCTACTGAAGAAGCCAAAAGCTTATTCCAACAAATTGAATGGTTTGAAGCCGATATCACCAACGTACCTCAACTTAATAAAGCTTTTAAAAACATACAATATGTTTATCATTGTGCAGCGCTGGTTTCTTTTGATCCTGCAGATGATAAAAAACTTAGAAAAATTAATATTGAAGGCACCGCAAACATCGTAAACCTATGTATTGCCTTTAAAGTAGAGAAACTTTGTTATGTAAGTAGTGTGGCTGCGCTTGGGAAAAGCTTAAACAACAGAGAGATTAACGAGCGTGTGATGTGGAACCCCGAAGACGACCACAGCGACTACGCAATTTCTAAATATGGTGCCGAAATTGAAACCTGGCGAGGTACGCAGGAAGGAGTTCCTACTGTAATTGTAAAACCGGGAGTAATTATTGGCCCCGGATTTTGGAAGGAAGGCACCGGGAAAATTTTCTCGAAAATTGATAAAGGAATGACTTATCATTTCCCTAAAATAGCTGGATTTGTTGGCGTTAAAGATGTAGTAGACGTAATGCAAACTCTTATGCAGGCTGAGATTAAAAATGAAGATTATATTTTAGTTTCCGAAAACATCAGTTTTAAAACTATTTTTGAACAAACTGCAACTGAATTAAATAAGCCGGCACCTAAAAAATCACTCAAGAAATGGATGCTTTGGGTAGGTTGGATTTTTCAGAAAATAGGTGGTTTTTTTGGTGCAAAAAGACAAATAACCAAAACCACGGTACATACCTTATTTCAGCATTCAAAATATTCTAATGAGAAAATTAAAGAAAGGCTCAATTTTGAATTTACGCCTATAAAAAAAGTAATTGCTGAAACTGCAAAATTCTACAAACAGGATAAATCTTAG
- a CDS encoding DUF4296 domain-containing protein → MLKKLFLLFFISVAFAACQDVEKSERPDNLIPEEKMIDVIAEISLMQSARNFNKRIFENTGIRGQDYIFEKYDIDSVQFKRSNDYYADNYEIYQRIYDSVKNRFEKLKVELDTLQKQEQRIKDSIAKVKRDSLGKRGDSLDPAEEKEIEEISDSLIEEKDSLNRRVIDSLPQPRSRN, encoded by the coding sequence ATGTTGAAAAAGCTTTTTTTACTGTTTTTCATTAGTGTGGCATTTGCCGCATGCCAGGATGTTGAAAAATCTGAAAGACCAGATAATCTTATTCCAGAAGAAAAAATGATAGATGTAATTGCCGAAATTTCTTTAATGCAATCGGCAAGGAATTTTAATAAACGCATCTTTGAAAATACGGGTATTAGAGGGCAGGATTATATTTTCGAGAAATACGATATAGATAGCGTTCAGTTTAAACGCAGCAACGATTATTATGCCGATAATTATGAAATTTATCAACGTATTTATGATAGTGTAAAGAATCGTTTTGAAAAATTAAAAGTTGAACTGGATACCTTGCAAAAGCAAGAACAACGAATTAAAGATTCTATTGCCAAAGTAAAGCGTGATTCTTTAGGAAAAAGAGGCGATTCATTAGATCCTGCGGAAGAAAAAGAGATTGAGGAGATTTCTGATTCTTTAATCGAAGAAAAAGATTCACTTAACAGAAGGGTTATAGATAGTCTCCCGCAACCAAGGTCTCGAAACTAA
- a CDS encoding dihydroorotase, with product MKKVLIKNAKIVNEGKIKEADVFIEGGIIVEIAESISAKSPDVQIFDAEGTHLLPGVIDDQVHFREPGLTHKETIEMGSRAAVAGGITSFIEMPNTIPQTTTIEKLEEKFKLAASKSYANYSFMFGGTNDNLEEILKVDPKTTAALKLFLGSSTGNMLVDDEKALEQIFSKSPLLIAVHCEDEETIQKNLEECIERYGDDIPIELHPKIRSEEACYKSSSKAVALAKKTGARLHVFHISTAKELSLFSNKKKLKDKKITAEVCIHHLWFNDSDYKEKGTLIKWNPAVKTKKDQDALMKALNNDLLDVVATDHAPHTKEEKKNVYTKAPSGGPLVQHSLAAMLQFYHQEKISLEKIVEKMCHNPAILFQIKDRGFIREGYKADLVLVDLNAPWAVQPDNIQYKCGWSPFEGVTFKSRVTHTFVNGNLVYKNFKHQPFSNVAERLQFDR from the coding sequence ATGAAGAAAGTCTTAATCAAGAACGCGAAGATTGTAAACGAGGGTAAAATTAAAGAAGCCGATGTTTTTATTGAAGGTGGAATAATTGTGGAAATTGCCGAAAGTATTAGTGCCAAATCTCCCGATGTTCAAATCTTTGATGCTGAAGGAACACACTTATTACCCGGCGTAATAGACGATCAGGTGCATTTTAGGGAACCGGGGCTCACTCATAAAGAAACTATAGAAATGGGTTCTCGTGCAGCGGTAGCCGGGGGAATTACCTCTTTTATAGAAATGCCCAATACCATTCCGCAAACTACAACTATAGAGAAACTTGAAGAAAAATTTAAGCTGGCAGCTTCAAAATCTTATGCCAACTATTCTTTTATGTTTGGGGGTACAAACGATAACCTGGAAGAAATTCTAAAAGTAGATCCTAAAACAACGGCAGCTTTAAAGTTATTTCTAGGTTCTTCTACCGGAAATATGCTGGTAGACGATGAAAAGGCTTTGGAACAGATTTTCTCAAAATCGCCGCTACTTATCGCAGTACATTGTGAGGACGAAGAAACTATTCAAAAGAATCTTGAGGAATGTATAGAACGATATGGAGACGACATTCCAATAGAATTACACCCTAAAATTAGAAGTGAGGAAGCCTGTTATAAATCTTCATCTAAAGCAGTTGCTCTTGCCAAAAAAACCGGGGCGAGATTACACGTTTTCCACATTTCTACGGCAAAAGAATTGAGTTTATTTAGCAATAAGAAAAAACTTAAAGATAAAAAGATTACGGCTGAGGTTTGTATACATCACCTTTGGTTTAACGATTCTGATTATAAGGAAAAAGGAACCTTGATTAAATGGAATCCTGCAGTTAAAACCAAAAAAGATCAGGATGCTTTAATGAAAGCTTTAAATAATGATTTGCTTGATGTGGTCGCTACAGACCACGCTCCGCATACTAAAGAAGAAAAGAAAAATGTATACACCAAAGCCCCAAGTGGCGGCCCGTTGGTACAACATTCACTTGCTGCAATGCTACAATTCTATCACCAGGAAAAAATTTCTTTAGAGAAGATCGTAGAAAAAATGTGCCATAACCCGGCTATTTTATTCCAGATAAAAGATCGCGGATTTATTCGTGAAGGTTATAAAGCCGATTTGGTGCTGGTAGATCTAAACGCGCCCTGGGCGGTACAACCCGATAATATTCAGTATAAATGTGGCTGGTCTCCTTTTGAAGGGGTTACCTTTAAATCCCGGGTAACGCACACTTTTGTAAATGGTAATTTGGTGTATAAGAATTTTAAACATCAGCCTTTTTCGAATGTGGCAGAGCGTTTGCAATTTGACCGATAA